The Elaeis guineensis isolate ETL-2024a chromosome 13, EG11, whole genome shotgun sequence genome includes a region encoding these proteins:
- the LOC105056073 gene encoding cytochrome P450 85A1-like yields the protein MDLEVVLGLALGSLIICCGLLKWNEVRYKKKGLPPGTMGWPVFGETTQFLKQGPDFLKKQRARYGNLFKTHMLGSPSVICLDPELNKYILMNEGKGLVPGYPKSMQDLMGKWNISRVYGSLHKSMRTAVLSHMGSNTIKSGLISEFDEFLRTHLSSWSGKVIDIQEKAEELWLLSTLEQIVGIQNDVMAQELKSEFMNLVSGTLSLPIYFPGTNYHRGFQARRKIISILEKLIEEKKASPSSQNRMLDSLLRFDDDTEAKFSDEQIIDLVITMVYSGFETVSTTAMMAIKYLYEHPRALEEIRNEQFGIRNKKSPEDMLDWNDYKSMNFTRAVILETLRLATVVNGVLRQATKDIELKGYIIPKGWRIYVYTREINYDPSMYPEPLEFNPWRWLDKNLESHQHFLVFGAGGRLCPGKEMGMVEIATFLHHFVTKYRWEEVGDNKIWKFPRVEAPNGLHIRIWDY from the exons ATGGACTTGGAGGTGGTTCTTGGCCTTGCTCTTGGGTCACTGATTATTTGCTGTGGCTTGTTGAAATGGAATGAGGTGAGGTACAAGAAGAAAGGGCTGCCACCAGGTACGATGGGGTGGCCAGTATTTGGGGAGACCACACAATTTCTGAAGCAAGGCCCTGACTTTTTGAAGAAGCAGAGAGCTAG GTATGGGAATTTGTTCAAAACACACATGTTGGGAAGTCCTAGCGTAATTTGCCTGGATCCAGAGCTCAACAAATACATTCTGATGAATGAAGGGAAGGGCCTTGTCCCCGGCTATCCAAAATCCATGCAGGATTTGATGGGTAAATGGAACATTTCACGTGTTTATGGTTCTCTCCACAAGTCTATGAGGACTGCGGTGCTCAGTCACATGGGTTCCAATACGATCAAAAGCGGATTAATTTCAGAGTTTGATGAATTCTTGAGAACCCATCTCAGCAGCTGGAGTGGCAAAGTCATTGATATCCAGGAGAAGGCCGAGGAG TTGTGGTTGCTCTCAACCTTGGAGCAGATTGTTGGCATTCAAAATGATGTGATGGCCCAGGAACTCAAATCAGAGTTCATGAACTTGGTTTCAGGAACACTGTCCTTGCCTATATATTTCCCTGGTACAAACTATCATCGCGGGTTCCAG GCAAGAAGGAAGATCATAAGCATACTCGAAAAATTAATTGAGGAGAAAAAAGCATCACCAAGCTCCCAGAATCGCATGCTTGACTCCCTTCTGAGATTTGATGATGACacagaagcaaaattcagtgatgAGCAGATTATTGATCTCGTCATTACCATGGTCTATTCGGGGTTCGAAACTGTTTCTACTACTGCAATGATGGCTATCAAGTACCTATATGAGCACCCAAGAGCTCttgaagaaataaga AATGAGCAATTTGGCATCAGAAATAAGAAGTCACCTGAGGACATGTTAGACTGGAACGATTACAAATCTATGAATTTTACTCGTGCG GTAATCCTTGAAACTCTGAGATTAGCAACAGTCGTTAACGGGGTGCTGAGGCAAGCAACTAAAGATATAGAACTGAAAG GATACATTATTCCAAAAGGGTGGAGAATCTACGTTTACACAAGGGAGATTAACTATGATCCCTCAATGTATCCCGAACCTCTGGAGTTCAATCCTTGGAGATGGCTG GATAAGAACCTGGAGTCTCACCAACACTTCCTGGTGTTTGGGGCAGGAGGTAGGCTATGCCCGGGGAAAGAAATGGGAATGGTAGAAATTGCAACGTTTCTTCATCACTTTGTGACTAAATATAG ATGGGAAGAAGTTGGAGACAATAAAATATGGAAATTTCCAAGAGTTGAAGCCCCTAATGGGCTACATATCCGCATATGGGATTACTGA